A genomic window from Silene latifolia isolate original U9 population chromosome 11, ASM4854445v1, whole genome shotgun sequence includes:
- the LOC141610641 gene encoding formiminotransferase cyclodeaminase-like protein: MLKPMLACCKIYISESRNKAALKAIERAAKLCSEARIVNKYEDETYNRVGYTLVSKLRPSSSLDSCPLKDAALAMVATAFKNIDFDTHSGTHPRLGVVDHICFHPLANTSLEQTANVAKSLASDVGKILEVPTYLYGAAHENGRTLDSIRRELGYFSPNIQGNVWAGGLKSQDLPLAPDEGPSQADSSKGVIVIGTTKWVDNYNVPVFSTNISAVRRIAKRVSERGGGLPAVQAMALVHEEGVIEVACNLLDPQLVGGEKVQDEVERLAVEEGMVAVKGYFTDFSRDKIIKMFLEEGN, from the exons ATGCTGAAGCCAATGCTTGCTTGTTGCAAAATTTACATTTCGGAAAGCCGAAACAAGGCTGCTCTTAAAGCAATTGAGCGAGCTGCAAAACTCTGCAGTGAAGCTAGGATAGTCAATAAGTATGAAGATGAGACTTATAACCGAGTTGGGTATACACTTGTATCTAAGCTACGTCCGAGTTCATCCTTGGATTCTTGCCCGCTAAAAGATGCTGCACTTGCAATGGTCGCAACTGCgttcaaaaacattgattttgaTACGCATAGTGGAACTCATCCTCGTCTTGGAGTTGTGGATCATATTTGCTTTCATCCATTAGCCAATACTTCTCTGGAACAAACAGCTAATGTTGCAAAGTCTCTGGCATCTGATGTTGGAAAGATTCTTGAAG TCCCCACTTACCTTTACGGTGCTGCACATGAAAATGGAAGGACACTGGATTCCATACGAAGAGAGCTTGGGTATTTCAGCCCAAATATTCAGGGAAATGTATGGGCTGGAGGGTTGAAATCGCAAGATCTACCTCTTGCTCCCGATGAAGGACCAAGTCAGGCTGACAGCTCCAAAGGCGTTATTGTGATTGGGACGACTAAGTGGGTGGATAACTACAATGTACCAGTTTTTTCGACTAATATTTCAGCTGTTCGTAGAATTGCAAAACGCGTCAGTGAAAGGGGAGGTGGACTTCCAGCGGTACAAGCCATGGCGCTTGTTCACGAGGAAGGTGTCATTGAGGTCGCCTGCAATTTATTGGACCCACAGCTGGTGGGAGGAGAGAAAGTTCAGGATGAAGTTGAGCGCCTTGCAGTGGAAGAAGGCATGGTTGCTGTAAAAGGTTATTTCACTGATTTTTCTCGAGACAAAATCATCAAAATGTTCTTGGAAGAAGGAAATTGA
- the LOC141612597 gene encoding uncharacterized protein LOC141612597, with protein MDDFLDASTNLPETQMQEGYKDGYKDGLIKGKLDAYDVGLKHGFQSGEEIGFYRGLVDVWTSVIRVEPGFFSTRVKKSVEQLNELIHEYPFMNPEDENKDVVTDKIRLKFKAICATLGVKLEYKGYPKLGHKQDY; from the coding sequence ATGGATGATTTCTTAGACGCATCAACAAACCTCCCTGAAACCCAGATGCAAGAAGGTTACAAAGATGGCTACAAAGATGGTTTAATCAAAGGCAAACTAGATGCATACGATGTGGGTCTTAAACACGGGTTTCAATCCGGTGAAGAAATCGGGTTTTATCGCGGTTTAGTTGATGTTTGGACTTCTGTTATTCGTGTCGAACCCGGGTTTTTCTCAACTCGGGTTAAGAAGAGTGTAGAACAGCTTAATGAGCTGATTCATGAATACCCTTTTATGAATCCTGAAGATGAGAATAAAGATGTTGTGACTGATAAAATTAGGTTGAAGTTTAAGGCAATTTGTGCTACTTTGGGTGTTAAATTGGAGTATAAAGGATATCCTAAATTGGGTCATAAGCAAGATTATTGA
- the LOC141610640 gene encoding uncharacterized protein LOC141610640 — MKHTHLNIHDLSSFRFLNVLFVFIILQNITPTRVALDRLSNETDYTALLAIKRQLGDGRKDGILRSWNNSVHHCNWEGITCGRKHNRVTELVLDSQGLSGTISPFIGNLSFLTNISLYGNTLYGSIPHELGDLLRLRELWLMNNSLVGEIPANLSSCINLIVLDLGYNKLEGKLPLELRALSKLEFFSVGINNLTGPLFDIIQNLTSLQTIFTAFNTFTGTIPNSIGRMKNLLNLAVVGNQLTGTLPMSLFNLSTLQVLDLNDNLLQGELPSHLGFSVPGLTWLSFAQNDFSGTLPTISNFTSLTHIFFNENSFTGKVPYDFQQFHNLFYLALSFNYLEGDINFINTLVNCSQLSTLELSANHFLGILPKSVANLSNSLTFLTIGENLISGTFPEGITNLINLETIEFGSNVLTGSIPPDIGKLQKLEVLDLYTNNLIGIIPTSLGNLSYLSKLHLDDNQLEGSIPPGIGDCQSLLSLILSYNELNGTLDNELFTGSASFLELKLSHNHLEGPLPLGISKQINLESLSLSRNKFSGVLPDGLSGCTGLQYLYMDGNSFHGDIPSSYVSLASLQEIDFSQNNFSGPIPAFFSTIASIYYLNLSYNDFQGRVPTNSVFSNASAVFLFGNNRLCGGIPELHLPKCIEKENTEKKTTMSSHSHPLRLIISVIGAVFGGLAVVIGIYLLCIRKKKTPLSTESETGKEFMKVSYDMLRNATAGFSSENLLGSGSFGSVFKGILDGKTVAVKVLNLQLRAASNSFMAECKALRNVRHRNLVSIITACSSIDFQRNDFKALVYEFMTNGSLDGWLHGGVGSMSLPQRVGVAIDVAHALNYLHNECEIPIVHCDVKPSNILLDDDMVAHVGDFGLARFLTQPRHPNQSSTIGIKGTIGYTAPEYGLGSEASIAGDVYSYGILLLELMTGKSPTDSMFKDNYNLHIYAEAALPDQVLQIVDPRLEEANLTLDTEDIRATQVALQRRMECIISVVTVGVSCSNHLPHDRMKIIDVVSRLQFARDNLSNTKYTRNLPAVTDSR; from the exons ATGAAACATACACACCTCAATATACATGATCTTTCAAGTTTTAGATTCCTAAATGTCTTGTTTGTGTTTATTATCTTGCAAAATATTACACCAACTAGAGTAGCCTTGGATAGATTAAGCAATGAAACCGACTACACGGCCTTGTTGGCCATCAAGAGGCAATTAGGAGATGGCCGCAAAGACGGGATTTTGAGGTCATGGAATAACTCTGTTCACCATTGTAATTGGGAGGGAATTACTTGTGGTCGGAAACATAATAGAGTGACTGAATTAGTTCTTGACTCCCAAGGCTTGTCGGGTACCATATCGCCTTTCATAGGAAATCTAAGTTTTCTTACAAATATTTCGCTTTATGGTAATACTTTGTATGGGTCGATCCCACACGAGTTGGGTGATTTATTGAGGTTACGGGAACTATGGTTAATGAACAACTCACTTGTAGGGGAAATTCCGGCTAACTTGTCTAGTTGCATTAACCTCATAGTTCTTGACCTAGGATACAATAAGCTAGAGGGAAAACTCCCACTCGAGTTAAGAGCATTGTCGAAATTAGAATTCTTTAGTGTCGGAATTAACAATCTTACAGGTCCGCTATTTGACATCATACAAAACCTTACCTCCTTGCAAACAATATTTACCGCTTTCAACACATTTACCGGAACTATCCCAAATAGCATCGGTAGGATGAAGAATCTACTGAACCTTGCAGTTGTCGGGAACCAACTCACTGGCACACTTCCTATGTCCCTTTTCAACCTCTCCACCCTTCAAGTTCTCGATCTTAATGATAACCTATTACAGGGAGAACTTCCGTCACATTTAGGATTCAGCGTTCCTGGTCTGACATGGTTGAGCTTCGCTCAAAATGACTTTTCAGGAACACTTCCGACCATATCAAACTTCACAAGCCTAACACACATCTTTTTCAACGAGAATAGCTTTACCGGCAAGGTTCCTTATGATTTTCAGCAATTTCACAATCTATTTTATTTAGCTCTCTCGTTCAACTACCTAGAAGGCGACATCAACTTTATAAATACACTAGTTAACTGTAGCCAGTTATCGACTCTGGAACTGAGCGCAAATCATTTTCTCGGAATATTACCCAAATCGGTTGCTAATCTCTCCAACAGTTTAACATTTCTCACAATCGGAGAGAATTTGATAAGCGGTACATTTCCTGAAGGTATTACCAATCTCATTAACCTTGAGACCATTGAATTTGGTAGCAATGTTTTGACAGGATCGATTCCTCCTGACATCGGAAAGCTTCAAAAACTCGAGGTTCTTGATTTATATACCAACAATCTAATAGGTATTATACCCACTTCCTTAGGAAATTTATCCTATTTGAGTAAACTTCACTTAGATGACAACCAGCTCGAGGGGAGTATACCTCCGGGCATTGGTGATTGCCAGAGCTTGTTATCCTTGATTTTATCATACAATGAGCTCAACGGAACTTTGGACAACGAACTATTCACAGGATCCGCTTCATTTCTTGAACTAAAATTGTCGCATAACCATTTGGAAGGGCCTCTACCTTTGGGTATTAGTAAACAAATCAACCTCGAGAGCTTGAGTCTGTCTCGGAACAAGTTTTCAGGAGTTCTTCCAGATGGTCTTAGTGGATGTACTGGCCTTCAGTACTTATATATGGACGGAAATTCCTTCCACGGAGACATTCCTTCATCGTACGTTTCTTTGGCTAGCCTCCAAGAAATTGATTTTTCTCAAAACAATTTTTCTGGCCCGATTCCTGCATTCTTCTCAACGATTGCTTCGATATATTACTTAAACTTATCCTACAACGATTTTCAAGGAAGAGTCCCGACAAATTCAGTATTTTCAAATGCAAGTGCAGTGTTTCTTTTCGGAAATAACAGGCTTTGTGGAGGAATTCCGGAGTTGCATTTACCCAAATGCATTGAAAAAGAAAACACTGAGAAGAAAACAACAATGTCGTCACACTCGCACCCCCTTAGGCTGATCATTTCAGTCATAGGCGCGGTTTTTGGAGGGCTGGCTGTGGTGATAGGGATATACCTGCTATGTATCAGAAAGAAAAAGACACCTCTTTCAACAGAGTCAGAAACGGGGAAAGAATTCATGAAAGTGTCATACGACATGCTACGCAATGCGACAGCTGGTTTTTCTTCCGAAAACCTGCTTGGTTCAGGCTCTTTTGGATCCGTGTTCAAAGGAATTTTAGATGGAAAAACAGTCGCTGTAAAAGTTCTCAATTTGCAACTTCGAGCTGCATCTAATAGCTTCATGGCAGAATGCAAGGCCTTGAGAAATGTCCGTCATCGGAATTTAGTTAGCATCATAACAGCTTGCTCAAGTATTGATTTTCAAAGAAACGATTTCAAAGCTTTAGTATACGAGTTCATGACCAATGGAAGCCTTGACGGATGGTTACATGGAGGTGTCGGGAGCATGAGCCTTCCTCAAAGGGTCGGTGTAGCAATTGATGTCGCTCACGCACTTAACTATCTCCACAACGAGTGCGAAAttcctattgttcattgtgatgTAAAACCAAGCAACATATTGCTCGATGATGACATGGTCGCTCATGTTGGGGATTTCGGATTAGCAAGGTTTCTAACTCAACCTCGACATCCTAATCAAAGTAGCACAATAGGAATCAAGGGCACTATCGGCTATACTGCTCCAG AGTACGGCCTAGGAAGTGAAGCGTCTATAGCCGGAGATGTCTACAGTTACGGTATATTGCTTCTTGAGCTCATGACGGGAAAGAGTCCAACAGACAGCATGTTCAAAGATAACTACAACCTTCATATATATGCAGAAGCAGCATTACCGGACCAAGTGTTACAGATAGTAGACCCAAGACTCGAAGAAGCAAATCTCACGCTAGACACTGAAGACATAAGGGCAACCCAAGTTGCACTTCAACGAAGAATGGAATGCATTATTTCCGTGGTTACTGTTGGAGTGTCTTGCTCCAACCATTTGCCACATGATCGAATGAAAATAATTGATGTCGTAAGCAGGCTTCAGTTTGCAAGAGACAACCTTTCAAATACCAAGTATACACGGAATCTACCTGCAGTAACAG ATTCGCGTTAG
- the LOC141610638 gene encoding vesicle-associated protein 4-1-like, translated as MAVTSQRSSWTDTGGDDDDKVVSLCKIPFWTPSNSNSNNASHTTSSTTSTTSSYHSNNNGHHNVQPQRLGGYPYYQGQSNAHQNSVITVSSIAKSLLPPRRRLRLDPSNKLYFPYEPGKQVKSAITIKNICKAHVAFKFQTTAPKSCYMRPPGGILAPGESLVAVVFKFVEPPDKNDKQSDQKSRVKFKIMSLKMHGDQLDYIPELFEEQRDQVSVEQILRVVFLDTERPSPVLEKLKRQLAEADAAVETRRKPQEEAAGPRIAGEGLVIDEWKERRERYLAQQQGDATDTI; from the exons aTGGCGGTCACAAGCCAAAGGTCTTCATGGACCGATAccggtggtgatgatgatgataaggtTGTTAGTTTGTGTAAAATACCCTTTTGGACTCCAAGTAATAGCAACTCAAATAATGCAAGCCATACGACGTCGTCTACAACATCGACGACGTCGTCTTATCATTCTAATAATAATGGTCATCATAATGTACAACCTCAGAGGTTAGGAGGGTACCCTTATTATCAAGGGCAAAGTAATGCACATCAAAATTCTGTTATTACTGTTTCTTCCATTGCTAAGTCTTTGCTTCCTCCTCGTCGTCGTCTTCGTCTTGACCCGTCTAATAAGCTCTATTTTCCAT ATGAACCAGGAAAACAGGTCAAAAGTGCAATTACTATCAAGAATATATGCAAAGCTCATGTTGCTTTCAAG TTTCAAACGACTGCTCCGAAGAGCTGTTACATGCGACCTCCGGGAGGTATACTCGCTCCAGGCGAAAGTCTAGTAGCTGTTG TGTTCAAGTTCGTGGAGCCTCCAGACAAAAATGACAAGCAATCAGATCAGAAAAGCCGGGTgaaattcaagatcatgagtttGAAAATGCATGGTGATCAGCTTGACTATATTCCCGAGCTG TTTGAGGAGCAAAGAGATCAAGTATCAGTAGAACAAATTTTACGGGTTGTTTTCCTTGATACAGAACGTCCTAGTCCG GTACTAGAAAAGCTCAAGAGGCAGTTGGCTGAGGCAGATGCAGCAGTTGAAACACGCCGAAAACCTCAAGAGGAAGCGGCTGGCCCTCGAATTGCAGGCGAAGGCCTTGTCATTGATGAATGG AAAGAACGTAGGGAAAGATATCTAGCACAACAGCAAGGAGATGCTACTGATACGATCTGA